TGGCCACGCGCAAGGCATGCATGGCGGCCACGTCAATGTCGGGAATGCGCTGCGCATCGGCCACGCCCAGGCGCTGCCAGAGCGCCATTGCGTCGTCCAGGTCATCGCTGGGTGGCGGCATATCGCGCAAGCGCGCGCTCAGCAGCGCGTGTTCGGTCTCGAGCAATGCCGACGTGACCGGCTTCGCGGCCGAGAGCGCGCAGATGGCCGCCTCGCGGAAGGCCTGCACATCGTCTTCAACGAGCTCGTCGCAATCGCCTGTCAGCCAACGGTGTTTGCCGCCGGTGGTACGCCACACCAGGGCGCGGTCGCGCGAATCGAACTCCTCCACACCGAAGGAAGCCTCGATCACCTCGGGGCCGGACATGGCCAGCCGGCCGCTGTCGCTCATCACGATGTAGTCAGTGCAGCGCGCGACGATGCCCATGCCACCGAAGCAGCCGTTCGCGCCGCCGATCAGCGTGATCACGGGGATGCCCGCCGCACGCACGTCGAGCACCGAGCGCATCACCTCCGACACTGCAATCAGGCCGGCATTGGCTTCGTGCAGCCGCACTCCACCGGACTCGGCCAGCAGCAGCACGGCCGTTGGCCGGTCGCGCAGTGCGCGCTGCAGCAGGCCCACGAGCTTGGCGCCATGCACTTCGCCAACGCCGCCGCCCATGAAGGCGCCCTCCTGCGCGGCAACGAAGACCGTGCGACCGGCCAATGAGGCGCGGCCGATCGCAACGCCATCGTCGAAAGCACAGGGCACACCCAGTTGGGCAAGGTGCGGGCTGGTCAGACGCTCGGACGGCGGCAGCCACTCGTGGAAGCTGCCCGCATCCAGCAGAAGGGCCAGGCGCTCACGCGCCGTGCATTCGGCATAGCTGAGGCTCATGACGATGCTCCCGGCAGTTCGGCCACGGCCTGGCCGAGCCGCAGGCCCACCACTGCGGGGGTGGCGCCCATGTCATTGATCGAGATGCGGATGCCTCCGAGCGGATGCCGTTCGTGAAAGTCCGCCAGCACTGCCCGCCAGATGGGTTCGAAGCCGCGCGCCGAGGTCTCGATGCGCACGGTGCAGTCATCGCCGGCAGCGCTCTCGAGCATCACCTCGAGGTTGCCCGAGCCGACCACGCCGACCAGGACTGGCGCAAAGGTGTCCGCGATGCGCTGCCCGGGGAAGGAAAAGTCCAGGATTTCGAGTCCTGCTGGAATGCTCATGATGGTTGTTTCCTACCAGTTCCTGAATCGTCGGGGCGGCTGGTACAGCCCGCCCGAGGCGCGCACGATGTCGCGCATGCTGCGCGCGGCCAGAAGGTTGCGCGTGGCGTCACGCGGGTCGATGCCCAGATCCTCCGGCCGGCGAATCACGCCGCGGTCGCGCAGGTTCTCCACCGCGCGCTTGTCGCGCCCCAGCCCGACCGCCGTGTAGCCTGCTACGCCTCGGATCGCCTGCTCGCGCTCTGCATCGTTGCGGCACAACAGCAGGTTGGCGATGCCTTCCTCGGTGAGGATGTGACTCACGTCGTCGCCGTAGATCATGATCGGCGGCAGTTCCATGCCCGACTGTTCCGCCAACTGCCATGCGTCCAGCCGGTCGACGAAGGCGGGCTGCATGTGCTCTCGGAAGGTTTCGACCATCTGCACCACCAGCTTCTGGCCACGCGGCGTGCCGGCCGCGCCGCCGCGGCCCGCGCGCGCTTCCTGGCCCGCCTTGAGCCAGGCCGGGCTCGTGTGGCGTCGACCGCGCGCGTCGGCGCCCATGTTGGGCGCGCCGCCGAAGCCCGCAATGCGTCCCAGCGTGGCGGTCGAGCTGTTGCCGTCGAGGTCGATCTGCAGCGTCGACCCGATGAAGAGGTCGCAGGCGTAGTGCCCTGCGGCCTGGCAGAACGCGCGGTTGCTGCGCAGCGACCCGTCCGGGCCGGTGAAGAACACGTCGGAGCGCGCGCGGATGTAGTCCTCCATGCCCAGCTCGGAGCCGAAGGAATGCACCGATTCGACCCAGCCTGCCTCGATCGCCGGGATCAGCGCGGGATGCGGGTTGAGCGCCCAGTGCTTGCAGATCTTGCCCTTGAGGCCGAGCGACTCGGCATAGGTCGGCAGCAGCAGTTCGATCGCTGCCGTGTCGAAGCCGATGCCGTGGTTCAGGCGCTGAACGCCGTATTCGGCGTAGATGCCCTTGATCGCCATCATGGCCATCAGCACCTGAATCTCGCTGATCTGCGCCGGGTCGCGAGTGAACAAAGGTTCGATGAAATTGGGGCGCGGCGCTTTCACCACGAAGCTCACCCAGTCCGCCGGTATGTCGATGCGCGGCAGCTTGGTGGTGCGGCCATCTACCAGCTCGTTGACCTGCGCGATCACGATGCCGCCGGAAAAAGCGGTGGCTTCGACAATGGCGGGAGTGTCCTCGGTGTTGGGGCCGGTGTAGAGGTTGCCCTCGGCGTCCGCGGCATGGGCAGCCACCAACGCCACGCGCGGTGTGAGGTCGACGAAGTAGCGCGCGAAAAGCTCCAGGTAGGTGTGGATCGCGCCGATCTCGATGCGCCCGGCCGACACCAGCTTGGCCAGGCGCGCGCCCTGCGGCCCCGAGAAGCTGAAGTCCAGCCGGCTCGCCACGCCGTTTTCGAACAAGTCCAGGTGCTCGGGCAGCGCGAGCACCGACTGCACCATGTGCAGGCCGTGCACCCGCGCCGTGTCGACCTGCACCAGCGCGCGGGCCAGGAAGTCGGCCTGCTTCTGGTTGTTGCCTTCCAGGCAGACCCGGTCGCCTGGCTCCAGCACGGCCTCCAGCAGCGTGCCGATCGCTTCGGTGGCCACCAGCTTGTCCTGGCGCTGCGTGCCAAGTGCCTGCGCGGCGCGGGCCAACCTGTCCGCGCGGTTTTCGGTCCTGGTGTTCCAGTTCATGCGATCCATTCGTCCATTCCTCAACCCATCACCGCCTTGACGGCAAAAAACAGCACGGACGGGCCCAGGAGGCAGCCCAGTCCGGTATGGAAAGTAGCGACCAGCGCACCGTAGGGCACCAGCTTGCGATCGGTGGCCGCGAGGCCGGCCGACACGCCGCTCACAGTGCCGGCAAGGCCGCCGAAGACCATCGCCGAGCGCGGCGTCTTCAGGCGCAGGAAGCGTGCGGCCATCGGGGTGCCGACCATCACGAGGATGGCCTTGACCAGGCCAGTCGCGATGCTCAGCGCCATCACGTCGGGGCTGGCACCGATGGCCGCCCCCGTGACGGGGCCCACGATGTAGGTGACGGCCCCGGCGCCGATCGTTGTCATGCTGACCGCGTCGGAGTAGCCGAAGCTCCAGGCGATCGCCGCGCCCACTACAAAAGGCAGCAGCGTCCCGAGCAACAGCGAGACCACTCCGATGAGCCCAGCCTGGCGAGCCTCGGTGACCTGCACTTCAAAGGCCGTGGCAACAATCGCGAAATCGCGCAGCATGGCCCCGCCCATCAGGCCGATGCCTCCGAACAGCGACATATCGGCCAGGCCTTTGTGGCCCCCGGTCCGGGTGCCGCCCCAATAAGCGAGGATGAGTCCGATCACGATGGCGATGGCCGATCCGTGCACGCGCCCGAAGGTCAGGCGGCGCGAGATCTGGCCAGAAAGCAGCACGATCAGCCCCACGACCATGAAGGCGCTGACCAGGCCGTTCTGCAAGGCCGCTTTTTCGAGGATTTCAAGCATGGCGCTCATTCCGCTTCGTTGAGAAGAGGGTTGTCGTTGCGCACCGGCTCGGCCTGCGAGCTGGCGACCGGATGCTCCATGCGATTGATCAGCGAGATCACCACCGCGCAGACGGCAACGGCCGCCAGCGCCGAAAGTAGTGCGACAGGTCCACCGCGCAACGCGGAAACCATGTCCTGCTGCGCCGCCATGGCGACCACCACCGGGATGTACATGGCGCCCCAGTACTCCACGCCCAGTTCGGTCAACTTGGGCAGGATGCCCTTCCTGTTCATGTAGATGCGCGCCGTGATGAGCAGCAGCATCGCGATGCCCACGCCGCCGACGTTGGTCTTTACGCCCAGCGCCTGACCCAGCAGGTCGCCCAGAAAAATGCCCAGCAGATGGCACAAGGCCAGCAGCGCGGTGCCGTAGATGATCATGGGTTATGTCTCCGGAGTGACGGCGCGCGAGGGGCGCTGTTCCTGGAGACGTACGGTATCGGCTTGCCCGGCCGCAATCAATTAACGGCAGTCGACGACAGTTACTCTCAGCGAAACGATCGAGGGTGCCAATGCGATGGCGCGCTCAGGCCAGTTCGGCTCTGGCGCTCCTGCATACCGCGAGCAGCGCAAGCAGGTTCGGGTCGCGCTCGCGTGTACGCAGGAAGCTGACTCCCAAGGTCTGGCGCATCAGGTACTTGGGCGCCAGCGGAATCAGTTGGACCTTCTGCGAGAACAGGTCGCGCACGCGCCCTGGCAGCAGCGTGTAGCCAATGCCGCCGCTGACCAGGTTCATCAGCGAGAAGATGTCGCCGGTCTTCATCACCACGTTGGGAGTGAAGTTCGCCACGCGAAAGGCCTCCACGAACCCGTTGTAGGTAGCGAACCCCTCCTTGAGGCTGACGAATTTCTCGTCGGAACATTCGCTCAGATCGACGCAATCGAGCGTGGCGAAGCGCGATCCCATAGGGGCCGCGAAGTAGATGTCGTCTTCGAACAGCGGCTCCGAAACGATGTCGCCAGCCTCTTCCGGGACCGCCATCAGCGCCGCATCGACGGCGCCGTCGCGAATTTTCTGCAGCAGATCCGCGTTGGAGCCGAGTACGAGCTCGGTCTCAAGGCTGGGCTTGCGCACCTTCATGTGGACGAGGACCGCGGGCACAGTGCGGATGGTCAGCGAGTAGAGCGACCCGATGCGGATGCGATCGGCCGAGTAGCCGGCGACCTCGCGCGTGGAGCGGATGCCCGCGGACATGGTGTGCAGCACCTCACGCGCCACTTCGGCCAGCGCATGCGCGGCTTCGGTGGGATGAAGGTTGCGACCCTCATGACGAAACAGTGCGCAGCGCACGCCGACTTCCAGAGAGTGCAAGGCACGGTGCACGCTCACCGTGCTGACCTCGAGCCGCTCGGCCGCGCGCGCGAGATTGCCGGTTTCCATGAACGCGATCAGCGTCTCAAGCTTGCGGAAAGTGATTTCTTCGTCGACACGGGCGTGCATGATGGTCTCGCAGATCAGTCCACATCCTAGCCCTTTGGTGCACTCGGCCGGCCTGGCGCTCCAAGGACGCGGGCGTGCAGTGAACTTTCTGGCCCCCTCGGAGTACGCACCGGAGGCAAAGTTGATGGCATGGCCGCGCCGGGCGTTCGTTCGAAGGACCGGCATTCACGCTGGAGAGGTCGGGATGTTCATCGAACCGCTGCTTGCTTGCGCCATGCCGTCCGAACCAAAGTACAGGACGCATCGATGCACAGGGCCAGGTGACTGCCGACATGAATTTCTCGCACCCGCATCGCATCGCGGCTAGCGGGCCGCATTCCGATCGGTAATCATCTTCGGGGTGATGAAGATCAGCAATTCGCTCTTCTTGACCTCGCGGGTGCGTGATCGGAACAGCACTCCGACATAGGGCAATTCGCCGAGTACCGGTATCCGTGACTCGTCGTTCGTTTCCGACAGTTCGAAGATCCCGCCGATCACGACAGTCCCTCCGTTTTCTACGAGCACTTCGGTCTGAACGTGCTTCGTGTTGATGGCGTAGCCCGCAGTGGTCGACTGGCCGACGGAATCCTTGTTCACATCCAGCGTCAGGATGATGTTTCCTTCTGGCGTGATCTGCGGCGTGACCTCGAGCCTGAGATTCGCCTTCCTGAAGGAGACCGAGGTCGCACCGCTCGACGTGGCAGACTGGTAAGGAAGTTCAGTCCCCTGTTCGATCAGGGCCTTGGTTTGGTCGGCCGTGACGACCCGAGGGCTCGCCACGACCTTGCCCTTGCCGTCTTCTTCAAGCGCGGATATTTCCAGATTCAAAATCTTCGACATGCTGGAGTTGTAGAGCGAAACCGCGAAGGTTCCCGTGGAAGTGCCACTGGAACTGCTGGCCGGCAGGTTGACGAAGTTGCTGCTGGAGGTCGACGAGTACGACACGGTGCCGTCGCTGCTCGTCGTCGCCTGGGTGCCGATCGAACTGTTGCTGCCCTTGGACGATCCACCCAGCTTGACGCCCAGCGATTTGCTGAAAGTGTCCGATGCCTCGACGATGCGCGCCTCGATCAGTACCTGTCGCACCGGCACATCGAGCTTCTGGATCAGCTCGGCGACCTGCTGCAGACGCGAGGGGATGTCCGAGACAAAAAGCTGGTTGGTGCGCGCCTCGGCGATCACACTGCCGCGCGGACTCAGGATGCGTGTGGGCGTGCCTGAGCCGCCCCCACCGCCACCACCGCCACCACTGCCGCTACCCGTCAGGCCTTGCACGAGGGTCGCGGCCTTGGTGTAGTTCAGCTGAAACGACTGGGTACGAATCGGCTCCAGGCTCTGTATGGTGGCCTGCGCTTCGAATTCGAGCTTTTCCTTGGCGTTGATTTCGTCCTTGGGTGCGATCCACAGTACGCCGCCGTTCTTGCGCACGCCCAGGTTCTTCGCCTGCAAGATGATGTCCAGGGCCTGGTCCCAGGGCACGTCCTTCAGCCGCAGCGTCAGTGCGCCGCTCACCGAGTCCGAGGTCACGATGTTGAAGTTCGTGAAGTCGGCGATCACCTGCAGCAGCGAACGGATGTCGATGTTCTGGAAGTTCAGCGAGAGCTTCTCGCCGCTGTAGCTCACGCCCTGCGTGAGCTTGGTCGGATCGATCTTGCGCGGGCGCACTTCCACGACGAACCGGTTCTCGCTCTGGTAGGCGCTGTGCTCCCAGTCGCCCTTGGGCTCGATGGTCATGCGCACGCGATCATCCGCTTGCTGCACCGTCACCCACTGGACGGGGGTGCCGAAATCCGCCACGTCCATGCGGCGGCGCAAACCTTCGGGCAGCGTGGACTTGGTGAATTCGACGACCAGGTTCTTGCCTTGCTGCCGAATGTCGACGCCCACCTGGCTGTTGGCCAGATCGACGATCACGCGGCCGGCGCCATCCGAGCCCAGGCGGAAGTCAACGTCGCGCAGCGGCAAGGTATCCCTGCTGCGGTTCTCCGCAAAGGTGGAAGACATGGGCGCGTTGAGCGCCGCACCGGCGACAGGATCGAGTGACACGAGCAGCGATTGGCCCTGAACCTGGGTCGTGTAGGTCGTTGCCTGTTTGAGATTCAGCACCAGGCGCGTGCGCTCGCCGGCCTGCGCCACGTTGACGGAGCGCAGATTGCCCTGGTTGATTTCGATGGGCGCGCGGCCAACGCCGTTCGTGACTCCGGGAAAGTCAAGGGCGATGCGTGCAGGCGACTGGATGGTGAAACCCGTCGGCGCCGTGACAAGCGGCCGGGAAAAATCGATGCGGATGACCTCTGCACCGGATTGCACCGAAGACGTGACCGATTCGATCGCGTTTTGCGCCTGGGCTGCCGCGGCGCCTCCCCACACGCACAGCAGCAGACATGCGGTACGCAGCCATCGCGCGATGGCAGATTGTTGTTCGTTCACGTTGGGCCTTTTGTTACTGCAGCGATCGGGACGTCCGGCGCTTTTGCATCGGGTGAGCTCAACCATTCCCGTTCCTCGGGCTGGTTTGAAAGGTTGATCAGCGGACCTGCGCGGTCTTCATTCGGCCGCCTGCAGGGCCTGCTCGGGCGCAGCGCGTGTGGCGCTCCTGCGTGACACGAGGCCACGCCCCCACTGCAAGAGGTCGTCGACGTAAGTGAAGATCACCGGCACGACCAGCAAGCTCAGCGCGGTGGACGTCAGCAGACCTCCGATCACGACGATCGCCATCGGCTGGCGAAAACTGGGCTCCGCACCCAGCCCCAGTGCGTTGGGCAGCATGCCGGCGCCCATTGCGATGGTCGTCATCACGATCGGGCGAGCGCGCTTGTGGCAGGCATCGATCAGCGCGTCGAACCGGCCCATGCCTCGGTCGCGGCGCGCCACAATGGCGTACTCGACGAGCAGGATCGAATTCTTCGTGACGATGCCCATCAGCATCAGAACGCCGATCACCACCGACATCGAAAATGCCTGGTGCGTGAGCCATAGCGCGAACATGGCGCCGCCCATCGCCAGCGGCAAGGCACTGAGGATGGTGCCGGGTTGCAGGAAGTCATGGAACAGTAGCACCAGCACCGCATAGATGCAGAAGATCCCGATCGCCATCGCGACGCCGAAGCTCTGGAACAGTTCGGACATGCGCTGCAATTCGCCTTGTTCCACCTGGTGCACGCCAGCCGGCAAAGACTTCAGTGCGGGCAACGCCATGGCTTCGCGCTGCACCTCGCCGATCGCGCGTCCGTTCAACTCGACACTGAGCGTCACGTTGCGCGAGCGATCCAATCGGTCGATCTGCGACGGGCCACTGCCCATCACGATCTCGGCCACCGAGCCCAGGTCCACGTTGCCGCCGCTGCCCTTGACTCGCAGCTGCGCGATGGCATCGAGGTTGCCGCGCACCGACGGATCCATGAGCACGCGGATCGCGATCTGGCGCTCCGGCAGGTTGAGTTTGGGCAGCGAGTTCGAATAGTCGCCGTAGGTGGCCAGGCGCACTGCGTCGGCCAGCGCTTCCGACGTGACACCCAGCGCAGCTGCACGAGCGGTGTCGGGGCGCACCTGGATCTCCGGGCGCTGCAGCGAAGCGCTGGAGGTCACGTTGCCGATGCCCTTGAGCGTGCGCAGCTGCGACTCTGCCTGCGCCGCCGCGCTGGCAAGGATCTGCGGATCGTCACTCGCCAGCGTGATGTCCAGCGACTCTCCGTTGGCGCCGGCCCCGACTGTGATACGGGCGCCGGGAAGCGCTCGCAGCATCTCGCGCATCTTGGCCTCGACACCCGATTGCTTGAGTTTTCGCTCGCCACGCGGCACCAGATCGACGGTGAGCGTGGCACTGGTCACCTCGGTCGAGGCGCTGGCGCTCATGCCGCCACCGCTCGTGGCCGTGCCGACCGAAGCAAATACGCCTTTCACCTCGGGCAGTGTGCGCAGCATCTGCGACGCACGTTGGCTGGTCGCCGCGGTGTCCTGCAAGGTGCTGCCCGGCGCGAGCTTGATCGTCAGGGTGCTCTGCGCCTTGTCCTGCGCCGGGATGAAGGCGGTCGGAATGAAGGGGATGATGAGCAGTGCCAAGCCAAAGAAGGCCATGGCCGCCAGCACCGTGGCCTTGCGCCGCGACAGGCTGGCTCGGACCCAGCCGAGATAGCGGGTCATGGTCGGACCGTCGGTCGAGATCTCGTGATGCCCCGGCGTCTTCGGCTTGAGCAGATAGGCCGCCATCATCGGCGTCAAAAGCCGCGCCACCAGCAGCGAGGCCAGAACCGCCACCGAGGCGGTCACGCCGAACTGCCGGAAGAACTTGCCGGGGATGCCTCCCATGAAAGCCGTGGGCAGGAAGACCGCGACAAGTGCGAAGGTAGTGGCGATCACGGCCAATCCGATCTCGTCGGCCGCCTCCATTGCCGCTTGATACGGCGTCTTTCCCATCAGCAGGTGGCGTTCGATGTTCTCGATCTCGACAATCGCGTCATCCACCAGGATGCCGACCACCAGCGACAGCGACAGCAGCGTGATGACGTTGAGCGAATAGCCCGCCAGCGCCATGAAGCCGAAGGCCGGAATGATGGACAGCGGCAGTGCGGTGGCCGAGATGAGCGTGGCGCGCCAGTCGCGCAGGAACCACCACACCACCAGGATCGCCAGGAATGCACCTTCGTACAGCAGGTGCATCGAGCCTGTGTAGTTGTCCTCGATCGGCGTCACCGTATTCGAGGCCTCGGTGATGCTCGCCTCGGGGTGCGCCTTGGAGAAGCGCTCGATAGCGCTGCGCGCGGCCTCGGCCACGCCCACGTCGGAATAGCCGCGCGAACGCGTGACCTGGAAGCCGATCACCGGCCGGCCATCACGAAAGGCCATGGTCGTGCGGTCGGCATGGATGTCGCTGACCCGCGCGATCTGGTCCAGCCGCACGTAGAGTCCATTCGAGATCGGCACGGTGATCGCGGCAATCTCCTCGGCCGTGCCGGCGGTGACGATGGTGCGCGTGGACTGCTTCTGCCCGCCCACGGCCCCCTCACCGCCCGAGCTTTCTTTCTGCACCGCCTTGAGCTGCGTGGAAACGTCGGACGGCGTCACGCCCAGGCCCGCCATCAGCGTGGGATCGAGGTCCACGTGGACCTCCCGATCAATGCCGCCAACACGCTCGACCTTGGCGACGCCCTTGACGGCCAGCAGCGCCTTGGTCACCGTGTTGTCGACGAGCCAGGACAGATCCTGGTCGTCGAGCTTGGTCGATTCGACGGTGTAGGTCAGCAACGCCGAGCTCGCCGAAGTCTGCTTCGAGACCGTGGGCGAAGCCATGCTGGCAGGCAGATCGGCGCGCGCGCTGTCCACCGCGTTGCGGACCTCGCTCAGCGCTTCTTCGCTGTTCTTGTCGATCTCGAAGCTGACGCTGATGCTCACCGTGCCATCGGTGATCTTGGTGGTGATGTGGTCCAGCCGCGTCAGGGAAGCCAGCTTGTCCTCGATCTTGCGCGCCACCTCGGTCTCCAGCTGCGATGGCGCGGTGCCTTCGAGCGTGGCCGAGACCTGGATGGTCGGCAAATCCGTGTCGGGAAAATCCTGGATCTGCAGGCTCTTGAAGCCGATCAGACCCAAGGCCGTGAGGAGGATGAACAGCAGAACAGAGGGAACCGGATTGCGGATCGACCAGGAGGAAAAGTTCACTGCGAGCCCCCTGTCTGCGCTTTGGCTGCGCCGGCCACCGTGACCTGTACGCCCTCCGACAGGAAAGCGCCTCCGCCGGCAACGACGCGCGCATCGCCCGAGAGCCCGGACAGCACCTCGATGCGGTCGCCCTGGCGACGTCCGGTGGCGACCGGATGGCTGCTCACCTTGTCACCGCTGCCGACCACGTACACATACGAGCGGCCGTCGCGCATCACGATCGCCGACTGCGGCAGCGTGAGCGCGGATTTGGCGTCGAGTTCCAGCGTGCCGTTGGCGAACATGCCCGAGCGCGACGCACTGGCGGCGGGCAGGCTCGCGTAGACCGTGCCACGGCCGGTGGTGGTGCTCAGCGTCGGGCCGACCAGCCGGACCTTGCCCTCCACCTGCTCGCCGCTGGGCAATGTGACGCGTGCGATCTGACCCACACGCACGAGAGCGACCTGCCGGGCATCGAGCTCCGGGCGCCATTCGACCTTGGCCTGCCGCACCAGGCGGAACAGCTCCGCGCCCGCACTGACCACATTGCCCAGCACCGCCGACTTCGAGGAAACGATGCCGTCGTCGGCAGCGACGATGCGCGTCTGGATGAGCTTGAGCTTGCTGCTGTCGAGCTCGGCCTGCGCGGAAGCGAGCGAAGCGCGCGAGGTGGCCTCGGTGATCCGGTACTCCTCGATCTTCTGCGCCGACAGCGCGCCGCTGCTTTCGGCGATCTTCGCGCGCCGTGTGTTGGAGACAGCCTGGTCGAGCGTGGCGCGGGCCTGCGCGACAGCGGCTTCCTGCTTGCGCACTTCGGCTTTGACGGTCGCGTCCGCCAGCCGCGCAAGAAGCTGGCCGCGCTTGACGCTCGCGCCCACATCCACCAGCAGTTCAGCGATGCGCAGGCCACCGGTCTCGGGGCTGACGATGACCTCCTGCCAGGCCGAGACCGGCCCACTCGCCTGCAGTGTCTGCGGCCAATTCTGCGTCTGGGGGGCGACCACCTCGACCGTCAGCACGCTAGGGGCCCGGGCCTCGGCACCGGGCACGCGGGCGTCCCCGGCCGGGCGGGCCAGCCAGGCGACAAGCCCCAGCCCGAGCACCACGGCGAGTGCCGCAGTCCCGATAAAGAACTTTCGATTCACGGTAAACCTCATTGATTGTTTGCCTGCTGCGCCGCCACCGCCTGCGGCGGCAACGCGGGCGAATCGGGCTGCCAGCCGCCGCCCAACGCCTTGTAGAGAGCGATCCAGTACTGGACGCGGTTGCGCTGCAGCGCGATCTCATCGACCTGGGCGGACAGCGCCGAGCGCCGCGCCTCTTCCAACGTGAGCAGGCTTGCGCCGCCGGCACGCCAGTTCACCTCCGTCGCTTCGAAGTAGCGGCGATATTCCTGCGCCGCCTGCCCGGCCTGGTCTGCGCGTCGAGCCGTGCTGTCCAGGCGGACCAGCGCCTGCTCGATCTCCTTCACGGCGTCGCGCACACTTTGCCGGTAGTCGGCCAGCGCCGACCTGTAGCTCGCTTGCGCGCTGTCCACTGCCGCGCGGCGCTTGCCGGCGTCGAAGATCGGAATCGACAGCGACGGGCCCAGGGACCAAGTGGTGACCGACGAAGAGAGGTTGGAGGCCGAGACCGTGATCGATCCAGTCAGCGAAAGGCTCGGGTACAGATCCGCCACCGCGGCGCCAATCTCGGCGCTCGAAGCCGCGAGCTCCCGCTCGCTCGAGGCCAGAT
This is a stretch of genomic DNA from Variovorax paradoxus. It encodes these proteins:
- a CDS encoding efflux RND transporter permease subunit, whose protein sequence is MNFSSWSIRNPVPSVLLFILLTALGLIGFKSLQIQDFPDTDLPTIQVSATLEGTAPSQLETEVARKIEDKLASLTRLDHITTKITDGTVSISVSFEIDKNSEEALSEVRNAVDSARADLPASMASPTVSKQTSASSALLTYTVESTKLDDQDLSWLVDNTVTKALLAVKGVAKVERVGGIDREVHVDLDPTLMAGLGVTPSDVSTQLKAVQKESSGGEGAVGGQKQSTRTIVTAGTAEEIAAITVPISNGLYVRLDQIARVSDIHADRTTMAFRDGRPVIGFQVTRSRGYSDVGVAEAARSAIERFSKAHPEASITEASNTVTPIEDNYTGSMHLLYEGAFLAILVVWWFLRDWRATLISATALPLSIIPAFGFMALAGYSLNVITLLSLSLVVGILVDDAIVEIENIERHLLMGKTPYQAAMEAADEIGLAVIATTFALVAVFLPTAFMGGIPGKFFRQFGVTASVAVLASLLVARLLTPMMAAYLLKPKTPGHHEISTDGPTMTRYLGWVRASLSRRKATVLAAMAFFGLALLIIPFIPTAFIPAQDKAQSTLTIKLAPGSTLQDTAATSQRASQMLRTLPEVKGVFASVGTATSGGGMSASASTEVTSATLTVDLVPRGERKLKQSGVEAKMREMLRALPGARITVGAGANGESLDITLASDDPQILASAAAQAESQLRTLKGIGNVTSSASLQRPEIQVRPDTARAAALGVTSEALADAVRLATYGDYSNSLPKLNLPERQIAIRVLMDPSVRGNLDAIAQLRVKGSGGNVDLGSVAEIVMGSGPSQIDRLDRSRNVTLSVELNGRAIGEVQREAMALPALKSLPAGVHQVEQGELQRMSELFQSFGVAMAIGIFCIYAVLVLLFHDFLQPGTILSALPLAMGGAMFALWLTHQAFSMSVVIGVLMLMGIVTKNSILLVEYAIVARRDRGMGRFDALIDACHKRARPIVMTTIAMGAGMLPNALGLGAEPSFRQPMAIVVIGGLLTSTALSLLVVPVIFTYVDDLLQWGRGLVSRRSATRAAPEQALQAAE
- a CDS encoding efflux RND transporter periplasmic adaptor subunit, producing the protein MNRKFFIGTAALAVVLGLGLVAWLARPAGDARVPGAEARAPSVLTVEVVAPQTQNWPQTLQASGPVSAWQEVIVSPETGGLRIAELLVDVGASVKRGQLLARLADATVKAEVRKQEAAVAQARATLDQAVSNTRRAKIAESSGALSAQKIEEYRITEATSRASLASAQAELDSSKLKLIQTRIVAADDGIVSSKSAVLGNVVSAGAELFRLVRQAKVEWRPELDARQVALVRVGQIARVTLPSGEQVEGKVRLVGPTLSTTTGRGTVYASLPAASASRSGMFANGTLELDAKSALTLPQSAIVMRDGRSYVYVVGSGDKVSSHPVATGRRQGDRIEVLSGLSGDARVVAGGGAFLSEGVQVTVAGAAKAQTGGSQ